The following DNA comes from Bacteroidia bacterium.
TTTGGAAAAATATCTACCGGTGCTTTGAGCGATTTGGAAAAAATTACGAAACAAGCTTATGCGATGGTGGTGTATTATGGTTTGAGTAAAAAAATCGGAAACGTTAGTTTTTACGATTCGAGCGGAGCAAATGAATATGGATTTACAAAACCTTACAGCGAAAAAACCGCTGAATTGATTGACAACGAAGTGAGTGCATTGATAGAAAGCGCTTACAAACGCACGAAAGATTTATTGACAAAAAATCAAGAATTACTTTCGAAATTAGCCAACTTATTATTAGAAAGAGAAGTTATTTTCAAAGAAGATTTGGAAACTATTTTTGGAAAACGTCCTTTTGATAAACCTGAATTTGTAGAAAAAAAAGTGATTCAAAATACGACAACAAGCACTTCCACTTCTCCTGAAAATATTGTAGTTACTGTTCCGCAGAGTGAAGCAGAAAAACCAGCTGTTCCAACTATTTCGGCAGGCGACGAAAAGCAGTCTTGAAAAAATAATTTTTTGAACGTGAAATTTTAACACGCGCTACATCATGCAGGAAAGTACATCAAAAGAAAAAATGCTGAAGAAAATCAGAAAGGCATTGATGTATAAATCAGAAACCGATTACAGTAATTTAGATTTCTCATCTCCTATTTACAAGGCTTCCGAAGATTCATTAGAAATAACTTTTGCTCAAAAATTTTCCGCACTTAACGGAAAATTTATTTTTTGTGAAAACGAAAATGAATTTTTAGAGAACTTTTCTTTTTTGATTAAAGATAATAATTGGTCGGATATTTTTTGTTTCGAACCCGAGATAAAAGAATTGCTTAAGAAAGAAAAAATTTCTTTTTTTGATTCGTCCGAAAATTTAGCCGCTGCAAAAATTGGACTTACTACTTGCGAATCGCTTGTTGCGCGCACTGGAACTGTTTTGGTAAGTTCGCGCCAAGCATCTGGCAGACGATTGCCTTTTTATTCGGAAGTGCATTTGGTGGTCGCCTATTCTTCGCAATTGGTGTTTACGTTGAAAGAAGCGTTGAAACAAATAACTGCGAAATATGAAAATAAATTACCTTCAATGATTACTGCTATTTCAGGAGCAAGCAGCACTTCTGACATTGAAAAAACATTGATTCAAGGAGCGCACGGACCGCGAGATATTTTTGTTTTTTTGATTGATGATATTTCTGTTCAAGCCTAAATTTCATGGAAAAAGATTGGGTTATGGTTTTTAGTTCGGCAAATAATTATACTGTTAATTTATATAAAACGATTTTGGATAGTGAGGAAATTCCGAACGTAATTATAAATCACCAAGATTCTTTTTATAAAATTGGAGCCTTAGAACTTTACGTAAATCGTGATGATGCGATGCGAGCCACGCAAATACTTAATCAAGATAAAAATGAATAATTTTTTTCAACGTACACTTACCGGAATTTTATTTGTAGCCGTTTTAATTGGTTGCATTCTTTGGAATTATTATTCCTTCGCTGCGTTATTTTTACTAATTACTGTGCTTGGTTTATTGGAATTTTATTCGCTGGTGGAAAGAGATAACATTCATCCACAAAAATATTTTGGAATTATTATCGGAGCGTTGGTTTATATTTCATTTGCAAATCCATTTGAAACATATAATCTTCCGATTTCCTTTTTTGTTTTAATGGTTATTATCATTCCGATTTTCTTTACTGCTTTCATAGTTGAGTTGTTTCGTAAAAAAGAAAAACCATTTACCAATATTGCTTACACATTTTTGGGAGTATTTTATGTTGCACTTCCTTTTGGACTTTTAGACTTATTGTATTTCCAATATATTAATTACAATCCTTCAAAAATTATTCTTGGCTATTTTTTCTTGATGTGGACAAACGATACAGGTGCGTATTTGTGCGGAAGAGCTTTTGGGAAACATAAATTATTCGAGCGTATTTCACCAAAAAAAACATGGGAAGGAACCATTGGCGGTGTTATTTTAAGCATTGCAATTGCTTTTGTAATTGCTCATTTTTTCACTCAATTACGTTTGGTTGATTGGATTGTAATTGCATTAATTGTGAGCATTATCGGCTCTTTAGGCGATTTGGTAGAATCGCTTTTTAAACGCAGTATTAACGTAAAGGATTCCGGAAAAATTTTACCTGGACATGGTGGAATTTTAGATCGCTTTGATGCGGTGCTTATTTCTACGCCTTTTGTCATTGCGTATCTTTTAATTTTTGCGCACTTGGATTTGCGTCCATTTTAATTTCCTCTTAGATAAATACAAAATTTACCATCTCAAAAAAATAATTTTTCAAAGCCCGCCATTTAAAATAACAAATTAGCCTTAATTTAGCCGCTTATTACATTTTATGCGTTTCAAGTATTTAGTTTTTGCAATTTTATTGAGTGCTAGCGTTTCTGCCAAAACCTCTAGCGGCATTCAGGATTCGATTCGATTTCCACATAAAAAACCTTTTTTGTTATTTCCTGCTATTACAGAATCGCCCGAAACAAGTTGGGGTTTCGGAGGATTGGCTTCGTATTTTTTCAAATATCAAAAAAAAGATAATAATTTACGAACATCCAATATGAATTTGCTTGGCTTGTACACCTTAGATAAGCAAACGATTGTAGTGGCTTCTGGCGATATTTTTTTTCCGGGCGAAAAATACATTTTGAAAAATTATTTTTCGTACAGCTATTTTCCGGATAAATTTTGGGGAATTGGAAACAACACGCCCGATAACAATGTGGAAAATTATACGTATCGCCAATTTTACATTCATCCCGAATTCATGAAAAAAATATACGAACAATTTTTTGTAGGTATTTCTTACGAATTGCAGCGAGTGATTGATTTAGATTATACTGCCAACGGACTTTTTGATCAAGAAAATGTTGTAGGACGTTTTGGCGGAACTACTTCTGGCTTGGGATTAATTGCGGCATTCGACAATCGAAACAATGCTTTTTGGCCCACAAAAGGACAATTTGCGCAAATGACCTATACTGTTTTTGGAAGTGTTTTAGGAAGTACTTTTAATTATACAAATTATCTTTTAGATATGCGGAAATACGTAACAATTTATGAAGATCAAGTATTAGCTGGACAAATTGTTTGCAATATAAATAATGGAAATGTTCCTGTCAGAAGCTTGGCTTCTTTAGGCGGTTCTGATATGATGCGCGGTTTTTACCAAGGTCGTTTTAAAGACAATGATTTGGTTGCAGGGCAAGCGGAATATCGAGTTCCGGTTTGGTGGCGTTTTGGACTTGTCGGTTTTTTTGGTTTGGGAGAAGTCAGCCATACCATTCAGGACATTACGATTAATGAACTAAAATATACTGCTGGTGGCGGCATTCGTTATGCCATTAACAGTTCTGAAAAACTGAATATGCGTTTAGATTATGGTATTACGCAACAGGAGCAAGGTGTTTTTTATTTTAATATTGCCGAAGCGTTTTAAAAATATTTTTTATATTCGGGGATAGATTTGAAACAGGAAAATGGATAAAAAAAAATATTTTTGGTTAGTCCTCTGGACAACATTGATTTTGCTCGTCTTTTATATTTATTCCAATCATTTCAACAATCCTTTTCAATTTGATGATTCGCATACGATTGTCAATAATACGGCTATTTTATCGCTTAAAAATATTCCGCATTTTTTTACAGATGCCACTACTTTTAGCACTTTGCCGGCAAATCAAACGTATCGTCCAGGACTTACCACGCTGAACGCGATAGATGTTTGGCTTGGTGGGCAAAATCATCCGATTCCTTTTTATTTTCACTGTACTATTTTTTGCTCTTTTATTGCGCTCGGTATTTTATTCTACTTTTTCATTCTCACTATTTTTGATACCGCTTTTAAAAGTGAAATCAATAAGTTTTTTGCATTCTTCGCTGTAGCTTGGTTTTGGCTACACACGGCAAATGCCGAAACTGTTAATTACATTATTTCGCGTGACGATTTATTTTCCACTTTAATGGTTGTTTTAGCTTTCATCATTTATATTTATAAACCTTCGTGGCGAAAAAAATATTTCTATTTATTACCTGTAATCATTGGTTTTTCAGTAAAAGAACCAAGTATTATGTTTGCACCTTTGCTGTTTTTCTATATTCTATTTTTTGAAAAAAAAATTTCGTTAGCACATTTTTTTCAAAAAAGAAATTTCAAAATGTTTTTTTCTGTTTTTCTTGAAACGCTTCCTGCATTTGTGCTTGGCGCGATATTATTTATTTTTTATGAAAAAATGTTGCCGCTAAATTTAACTTTCGGTGGCGGAAGTCGCTTGCAATATCTCATTACGCAGCCTTTTGTAATTGTTCATTATTTTAATGATTTTTTATTTCCGATGAATCTTTCGGCGGATACCGATTGGACATTAATTACAAATGTTTTTGATGATCGGTTTTTGGCAGGAATACTTTTTATTTTAGGATTAATTTTTCTTGCTATTTATACTTCTAAAAACGAAAAAACACGCCCGATTGCATTTGGTATTCTTTGGTTTTTCATTGCGCTTATTCCCACTTCAAGTGTTGTTCCGCTTGCCGAAGTATTGAATGATCACCGTACTTTTTTTCCGTATCTCGGATTATTTATTTCTTTTTCTTGGAGCATTCGATTACTTTGTGAGAACTATAAAAATCAGATTCAAAAAAATATTTTTTCAAAAAGCTTTTTTCTGCTTTTTTTATCGTTTATATTGATAGCAAATGCCTACGGAGCACATTACCGAAATAAAATTTGGAGTTCGGATGTATTGTTGTGGAAAGATGTAACAGAAAAAAGCCCGAACAATGGAAGAGGTTGGATGAATTACGGAAATGCTGTAATGGCTATAGGAAATTTCCCTTTAGCGGAATCCTGTTTCGATAAAGCTCAGTCTATTTGGCCCAACTACTCCTATATTTACATCAATTTAGGTGTATTGAAAAATGCGGAAAATAAAGTTGCGGAAGCAGAAGTAAATTATAAAAAAGGTTTAGTCTGCGATCCTAAAAATCCAGAATGCTATTATTTTTACGGAAAATTTTTAGCAGAACAAGGTAGAACAAAAGAGGCACTTGATATTTTAAAACAAGGATTAGCAATCAGTCCAGACCATTTTGGAATGAAAAATTTGTATCAAAAAGAGCTTACGTTCAATAATATATCCAGTACAAAAGATTCTTCCAATTTAAATACAGCTTTTCAATTGGTGAAACAAAATCCGACAGCCGAGAATTATTTGAATTTGAGTTTGCAATATTATTTAGCCGGAAATTATCAAATGAGTATTGATGCAGCTAACAAAGCATTGCAACTTAAACCAGATTATGATTTGGCGTACAACAATATTTGTACTTCTTACAATATGTTGAAACAGTGGGACAACGCGATTACTGCTGGCGAAAAAGGTTTGAAAATAAATCCCAATAATCAATTATTGAAAAATAATTTAGCTGTTTCTGTTCAAGGTAAAGCAGAAAAAAAATAACTTTGTAAAAAGATTTCGGATGAAAAAATACTGTAAAAAAATGTTCGTTTATTTCCTGTTTTTGCTTTCTTGTAGTATTCTTTTTTCAGGATGTTTCTTGAGAAGAAATCATTGCAATACTTGCCCCCGATGGAGTATGGCTCAAAATCATCCGCAAAAAAGCGTTTGAAAAATTATTTTTTCGAGCTGCTAAATTTAGCTCAGAAAATCATCTAATCCTTTTATAACTTATTCTTTCACCAACTTAAGAGTGCGATTTTGTAGAGAAGTGGAAATATTCAAAAAATAAATTCCGCTCCTTATCTCACTTTCTTTATCGAAATATAAAATGTTATCCGAATTTGAATAAATTGTTTTTTCGGTACTGAAGATAAGCCTTCCGAGTACATCGCGTAATTGAATAATCGCAACAGTATTAACGGAACAACGCACGGAACAATAAAAATTTCCTTGAAAAGGATTTGGATAAATAGATGCGCTTAACATATTTCCAGCAGAAATTCCGAGTTCATCCATTCCTGTTAAAATAGTGCTTGCAGCACAAAAATCAGGAATGCCGTAACCCAGCAAAGAATCTGGATGTGTGTATTGATTGGCACTTTCGCGAATACTTTGTATCAATTGCATATTACTCAGTGTTGGATGTGCTTGCCACAAACATGCTACTGCACCCGCTGTTATTGGACAAGAAAAAGAAGTGCCACTTTCGTAAGTAATTCCTCCAGCTTGATTAGCAACTACTGCAGGATCTCCCTGAGCCGCTACATCTGGTTTTACACGATGATCTACTGTAGGACCGGTAGAGCTAAAAGAAGCGTATATTCCATTAGGTTCAACTGCTCCCACTGTTAGTACGCTATCTGCATCCGCAGGAAAACCAATGTAATGCCAAGGTTGTGTTGCGGAATTTCCAGCACTGCAAACCACTAATATCCCTTTGTCTGAAGCCATTTCTGCAGCAATAGTTATAGGAGCTGTATGTCCGTTTGTTTCTGAATAAGTGTGATTTTG
Coding sequences within:
- a CDS encoding LUD domain-containing protein, yielding MQESTSKEKMLKKIRKALMYKSETDYSNLDFSSPIYKASEDSLEITFAQKFSALNGKFIFCENENEFLENFSFLIKDNNWSDIFCFEPEIKELLKKEKISFFDSSENLAAAKIGLTTCESLVARTGTVLVSSRQASGRRLPFYSEVHLVVAYSSQLVFTLKEALKQITAKYENKLPSMITAISGASSTSDIEKTLIQGAHGPRDIFVFLIDDISVQA
- a CDS encoding DUF2007 domain-containing protein, translated to MEKDWVMVFSSANNYTVNLYKTILDSEEIPNVIINHQDSFYKIGALELYVNRDDAMRATQILNQDKNE
- a CDS encoding phosphatidate cytidylyltransferase, yielding MNNFFQRTLTGILFVAVLIGCILWNYYSFAALFLLITVLGLLEFYSLVERDNIHPQKYFGIIIGALVYISFANPFETYNLPISFFVLMVIIIPIFFTAFIVELFRKKEKPFTNIAYTFLGVFYVALPFGLLDLLYFQYINYNPSKIILGYFFLMWTNDTGAYLCGRAFGKHKLFERISPKKTWEGTIGGVILSIAIAFVIAHFFTQLRLVDWIVIALIVSIIGSLGDLVESLFKRSINVKDSGKILPGHGGILDRFDAVLISTPFVIAYLLIFAHLDLRPF
- a CDS encoding BamA/TamA family outer membrane protein, translating into MRFKYLVFAILLSASVSAKTSSGIQDSIRFPHKKPFLLFPAITESPETSWGFGGLASYFFKYQKKDNNLRTSNMNLLGLYTLDKQTIVVASGDIFFPGEKYILKNYFSYSYFPDKFWGIGNNTPDNNVENYTYRQFYIHPEFMKKIYEQFFVGISYELQRVIDLDYTANGLFDQENVVGRFGGTTSGLGLIAAFDNRNNAFWPTKGQFAQMTYTVFGSVLGSTFNYTNYLLDMRKYVTIYEDQVLAGQIVCNINNGNVPVRSLASLGGSDMMRGFYQGRFKDNDLVAGQAEYRVPVWWRFGLVGFFGLGEVSHTIQDITINELKYTAGGGIRYAINSSEKLNMRLDYGITQQEQGVFYFNIAEAF
- a CDS encoding tetratricopeptide repeat protein yields the protein MDKKKYFWLVLWTTLILLVFYIYSNHFNNPFQFDDSHTIVNNTAILSLKNIPHFFTDATTFSTLPANQTYRPGLTTLNAIDVWLGGQNHPIPFYFHCTIFCSFIALGILFYFFILTIFDTAFKSEINKFFAFFAVAWFWLHTANAETVNYIISRDDLFSTLMVVLAFIIYIYKPSWRKKYFYLLPVIIGFSVKEPSIMFAPLLFFYILFFEKKISLAHFFQKRNFKMFFSVFLETLPAFVLGAILFIFYEKMLPLNLTFGGGSRLQYLITQPFVIVHYFNDFLFPMNLSADTDWTLITNVFDDRFLAGILFILGLIFLAIYTSKNEKTRPIAFGILWFFIALIPTSSVVPLAEVLNDHRTFFPYLGLFISFSWSIRLLCENYKNQIQKNIFSKSFFLLFLSFILIANAYGAHYRNKIWSSDVLLWKDVTEKSPNNGRGWMNYGNAVMAIGNFPLAESCFDKAQSIWPNYSYIYINLGVLKNAENKVAEAEVNYKKGLVCDPKNPECYYFYGKFLAEQGRTKEALDILKQGLAISPDHFGMKNLYQKELTFNNISSTKDSSNLNTAFQLVKQNPTAENYLNLSLQYYLAGNYQMSIDAANKALQLKPDYDLAYNNICTSYNMLKQWDNAITAGEKGLKINPNNQLLKNNLAVSVQGKAEKK